In the genome of Hymenobacter cellulosivorans, one region contains:
- the paaN gene encoding phenylacetic acid degradation protein PaaN: MTLPTQKHQDTIDTAIRALHGRTFFAAFPENPSPEIYGPDADRLGRAAFEQHRNGRFGELLQTGATQWVGQEESPYEQQPLGIEYPFFEPQTLVERAQAGFEPWRKLKPAQRAALLTEALDGIKDRFFEIAYATMHTTGQAFMMAFQASGPHAADRALEAIAAGYEEQTRFPEETRWEKPMGKYNLALLKTWRAVPKGIGLVIGCSTFPTWNSVPGMFASLVTGNPVLIKPHPKAVLPMAIVVAEVQKVLASYDLDPNICQLAVDAPDRLIAVDLAENRAVKLIDYTGGSQFGEYIESLKGKTVFTEKTGVNSVILDSCDDLDKVAQNLAFSVSLYSGQMCTAPQNFFIPAGGVAVGDELVPYEDVVQKLAAAVTSLATNPKAGPHVLGAIQNPATFARVQQLTLDGGRSILPYGPVAHPAYENARTCSPCIHEVDAGRIEQFSQELFGPIMLVIKTRDTQESIRLAAQLAREYGAISCGAYTTDEQVKEQIMDQMSLAGTPVSFNLTGGIYVNQNAGFSDFHVTGGNPAGNASFTNPEFVIKRFTWVGFREPAPSLAE; encoded by the coding sequence ATGACGCTGCCCACCCAAAAACACCAGGATACCATCGATACCGCCATTCGGGCTCTGCACGGACGCACGTTTTTCGCCGCTTTTCCCGAAAATCCTTCCCCCGAAATCTACGGGCCCGATGCTGACCGGCTGGGCCGCGCAGCTTTCGAGCAGCACCGAAACGGCCGCTTTGGTGAGCTGCTCCAAACCGGGGCCACGCAATGGGTAGGGCAGGAAGAGTCACCCTACGAGCAGCAGCCGTTGGGCATCGAATACCCGTTTTTCGAGCCGCAAACCCTGGTCGAACGGGCCCAGGCTGGCTTCGAGCCGTGGCGTAAGCTTAAGCCAGCTCAGCGCGCGGCCCTGCTCACCGAGGCCCTGGACGGTATCAAGGACCGGTTTTTCGAAATTGCCTACGCCACCATGCACACCACCGGGCAGGCGTTTATGATGGCCTTTCAGGCCAGCGGCCCCCACGCCGCCGACCGCGCCCTCGAAGCTATTGCCGCCGGCTACGAGGAGCAAACCCGCTTTCCGGAAGAAACCCGCTGGGAAAAGCCCATGGGCAAGTATAACCTGGCTTTGCTCAAAACCTGGCGGGCGGTGCCCAAAGGTATAGGCCTGGTTATCGGCTGCTCTACCTTCCCGACCTGGAACTCGGTGCCGGGCATGTTTGCCTCCCTCGTAACCGGCAACCCGGTGCTAATCAAGCCCCATCCCAAGGCCGTGCTGCCCATGGCCATTGTAGTGGCTGAGGTGCAGAAAGTGCTGGCTTCCTACGACCTGGACCCTAATATCTGCCAGCTGGCCGTGGATGCTCCCGACCGGCTCATTGCCGTAGATCTGGCCGAAAACCGCGCCGTCAAGCTCATCGACTACACCGGGGGCTCCCAGTTTGGCGAGTATATCGAGAGCCTGAAGGGCAAAACTGTCTTTACCGAGAAAACCGGCGTCAACTCCGTCATTCTCGACTCCTGCGACGACCTAGACAAAGTGGCCCAGAACCTGGCGTTTTCGGTGAGTTTGTACTCGGGGCAAATGTGCACCGCACCCCAGAACTTCTTTATTCCGGCCGGCGGGGTAGCAGTGGGCGACGAACTAGTGCCCTACGAAGACGTGGTGCAGAAGCTGGCCGCCGCCGTCACCAGCCTGGCTACCAATCCCAAGGCCGGCCCCCACGTGCTGGGTGCTATTCAGAACCCGGCTACTTTTGCCCGGGTGCAGCAGCTCACCCTCGACGGCGGCCGCAGCATTCTGCCCTACGGCCCGGTGGCCCACCCCGCCTACGAAAATGCCCGCACCTGCTCGCCCTGCATTCACGAAGTCGACGCGGGGCGTATCGAGCAGTTTAGTCAGGAGCTGTTCGGGCCAATTATGCTGGTTATCAAAACCCGGGATACCCAAGAAAGTATCCGACTGGCCGCCCAGCTGGCCCGGGAGTACGGGGCCATCAGCTGCGGGGCCTATACCACCGATGAGCAGGTAAAAGAGCAGATTATGGACCAGATGAGTTTGGCCGGCACCCCGGTGAGCTTCAACCTGACCGGCGGCATCTACGTGAACCAGAACGCGGGCTTCTCCGACTTCCACGTGACGGGCGGCAACCCGGCCGGCAACGCCTCCTTTACCAACCCCGAATTCGTCATCAAACGCTTTACCTGGGTCGGCTTCCGGGAGCCGGCACCTTCCCTGGCAGAATAA